The genomic region TTCACGCTTCGGGCCGCGCTTGACTTGCTTGGACCCGACGCCAGGGTGACGGTGTGCGAGCTTGTTCCAGAGATCGTGGATTGGAACCGGACCCATATCGGCCATCTTGCCGATCATCCGCTGAACGATCCGCGGGTCGATGTCCGGGTTGCCGACGTGATGGATGTCCTTCGCGCTGAGCAGGACCGGTATGATGCCATACTGATGGATACGGATAATGGACCGGATTTTACCGTCCGCGCCGCCAACGGAGTCATCTACGAGGACGATGGGCTCAGGGTGGTGAAACGGGCATTGAAGCCGAACGGCGTCGCCGCGTTCTGGTCCGCAACCATATCCGACCCGTTTGAAGACAAGCTGGACATGCTGCCCTGGCAATGGCAACGCGAGGATATATCGTTGATCGGCGGGCGTGCCGACGCCTTCCACTATATCTATTTTGCGGCGC from Brucella intermedia LMG 3301 harbors:
- a CDS encoding spermidine synthase; the protein is MTIWAELARAGNHAGDEILLRKRDHIYEIRYNGLELMSNVNFQSETVLAERSLRLHGRAVSHMLIGGLGMGFTLRAALDLLGPDARVTVCELVPEIVDWNRTHIGHLADHPLNDPRVDVRVADVMDVLRAEQDRYDAILMDTDNGPDFTVRAANGVIYEDDGLRVVKRALKPNGVAAFWSATISDPFEDKLDMLPWQWQREDISLIGGRADAFHYIYFAARGGFRSQVDRAVSASEPFAAMVG